The DNA region GAGGTCAGACTGTTTCAGGTAAGGCGTTCGTGGAGTTGGGGGATGATGGAGATATAAAGCTCACCCTCGAACCAGACACACCGGAGGCCCGTCGCTGGGCGGCAGTGCAGGTATTGCTCAGCTTCACGGTGCAGACCAGGTCTTCTGATTAGGTCGGTTCTGCATGAGGGGGCGTGCTGATTGTCTCGGAGTCTTCTGGTCTTGCTTCTTGCCTCTTCCGGACCGTAAGTGCGGGTGATGAACTTGACCCAGATCAAAGAACGACTGATCGAACTCGACGTCCAGCCGAGCCGTGCCATGGGGCAGAACTTTCTGCACGATGAAAACTCGGCGCGTTGGATTGCGGATCAGTTGAATGTTTCCGCCGACGACTGTGTGGTGGAGGTGGGCCCAGGCACCGGCGCGCTCACCGAGCATGTGGTGGGCAAGTGCCGCAAGTTGATCCTGGTCGAGTTCGACCGCCGTCTGGCCGAGGGCTTGATGGAAAGGTTCGCCGACCGCGAGGACGTCGTCGTCCATCATTGCGATGCCGTGCGCTTCGACGTGCGCATGCTTTACAAAGAGCGGCCGGTTAAGTTCATCGGCAACCTACCGTACTCCTGCGGTGGTGAGATCATCCGCAATTTCCTGTCTTCACCGTCGCCGATCGAGAAGGCGGTCTTGATGCTCCAGCACGAAGTGATCGAGCGTCTGGCCGCCACGCCGGGGAACAAAAACTACGGTGTGTTCACGCTGCGCACGCAGGCCTATTGGAATGTGCAATCGATCAAGAAGCTCGGGCCTGAGTTGTTCCACCCGCGCCCGAAGATTGATTCGTCCGTCGCGTTGCTGACGCCGATCGACCGTGCATCGCGTCCTGCGTTCAACCCATCGGTCTTCGACCGCGTGATTCGTACCGGGTTTTCCCAGCGCCGCAAGCAGCTGCGCAAGTTGATGCAGCCGCTGCTCGACGGACGCGATTGGGCGGACGTGGTCGCGGCGATTGGCTCATCGGAGTCGGTGCGGGCCGAAGAACTGCCACTCTCCAGCTGGATCACGTTGACCAATTTGTTTGATCCGCACCCGCTCAAGCACAACCCGCAGTCGGCCGCTGAGGTGTTCGACGTGGTGGATGACAACGATGAAGTCATCGGTACTGCGACGCGTGGCGAGGTGCATGAAAAGCAGCTCAAGCACCGCGCGGTGCATGTGTTCCTCTTCGACAAAAAGGGGAACCTGCTGCTGCAGAAGCGCTCTCATCTCAAGGACGTGCACCCGCAGACCTGGGACAGCAGCGCCGCCGGGCATCTCGACTCGGGGGAGGACTACGCAACCTCCGCCGCTCGCGAAGTGGTCGAGGAGACCGGGCTCGAGGGTGTCGAGTTGCAGGAGGTGGGCAAGCTGCCACCATCGGATGCGACCGGCTGGGAGTTTGTGACGCTTTTCCGTGGCAACTACCGCGGCAAGCCGGAGTTTCCAGCCAGCGAGGTGGAAGCCATGTTGGCGTTCCCTCTCGATGAGATCCGCGCGTGGGTCGAGCGTTGCTCGCAAGACTTCGCCACCGGCTTCCTCGAATGCTTCCGCTTGTTTGAAGA from Sulfuriroseicoccus oceanibius includes:
- the rsmA gene encoding 16S rRNA (adenine(1518)-N(6)/adenine(1519)-N(6))-dimethyltransferase RsmA, with the translated sequence MNLTQIKERLIELDVQPSRAMGQNFLHDENSARWIADQLNVSADDCVVEVGPGTGALTEHVVGKCRKLILVEFDRRLAEGLMERFADREDVVVHHCDAVRFDVRMLYKERPVKFIGNLPYSCGGEIIRNFLSSPSPIEKAVLMLQHEVIERLAATPGNKNYGVFTLRTQAYWNVQSIKKLGPELFHPRPKIDSSVALLTPIDRASRPAFNPSVFDRVIRTGFSQRRKQLRKLMQPLLDGRDWADVVAAIGSSESVRAEELPLSSWITLTNLFDPHPLKHNPQSAAEVFDVVDDNDEVIGTATRGEVHEKQLKHRAVHVFLFDKKGNLLLQKRSHLKDVHPQTWDSSAAGHLDSGEDYATSAAREVVEETGLEGVELQEVGKLPPSDATGWEFVTLFRGNYRGKPEFPASEVEAMLAFPLDEIRAWVERCSQDFATGFLECFRLFEEKEG